In the genome of Candidatus Nitrosotenuis sp. DW1, one region contains:
- the twy1 gene encoding 4-demethylwyosine synthase TYW1, whose product MSCSGEIVEPENDIIQIKSSIQEQLKKAKYGVSDHSTVELCHWTKKSFKNEGSCYKHKFYGISTHQCMEFSPAGMHCENRCVYCWRPMEFYDSLEMDASKVASPEEILARLMKEREKLIMGHYGDPKSDTKKLDESLLPSHYAISLSGEPTMYPKLPDLIKYLKSLKATKSVFLVTNGQEPDMLQRLSDEDALPTQLYLSTNAADYKSFIEINKPRYKDSWERWNRSLEMLANLDTRTVLRVTLIRNYNNSDEMIPAFAEMVKRSDAHFIEIKSYMHIGRSTNRLDRSDMLEYGEVMHFSSELAKKSQIYSVMDDSQVSRIVVLQNNQRFIDRWISAYSCT is encoded by the coding sequence ATGAGCTGCTCAGGCGAAATTGTAGAACCGGAAAATGATATAATCCAAATAAAATCGTCAATACAAGAGCAGCTAAAAAAGGCAAAGTACGGAGTTTCGGATCACTCCACGGTGGAATTATGCCACTGGACAAAAAAATCATTCAAAAATGAGGGCAGCTGCTACAAGCACAAGTTCTATGGAATTTCAACGCATCAGTGCATGGAGTTCTCACCAGCTGGAATGCACTGTGAAAATAGGTGCGTCTACTGCTGGAGGCCGATGGAGTTTTACGATTCACTAGAAATGGATGCATCCAAAGTTGCATCGCCAGAGGAAATACTAGCAAGGCTGATGAAGGAAAGAGAAAAGCTGATCATGGGCCACTATGGGGACCCAAAGTCAGATACAAAAAAGCTTGACGAGTCGTTGCTCCCAAGCCATTATGCCATATCGCTGTCTGGCGAGCCTACAATGTATCCCAAACTGCCAGACCTGATAAAGTACCTAAAAAGCCTAAAGGCGACAAAATCAGTATTCCTAGTAACAAACGGCCAGGAACCTGACATGTTGCAGAGGCTCTCAGACGAGGATGCTCTCCCAACCCAGCTATACCTGTCAACAAACGCAGCAGACTACAAGTCGTTTATCGAAATAAACAAGCCCAGGTACAAGGATTCCTGGGAGCGATGGAACCGCTCACTAGAGATGCTGGCAAATCTAGACACCAGAACAGTTCTCAGGGTCACTCTGATTAGAAACTATAACAATTCAGATGAAATGATTCCGGCATTTGCCGAAATGGTAAAAAGATCAGATGCCCACTTCATTGAAATAAAATCATACATGCATATTGGCAGGTCAACTAACAGACTGGACAGATCAGACATGTTAGAATACGGAGAGGTGATGCATTTTTCATCAGAGCTGGCAAAGAAAAGCCAAATCTACTCCGTAATGGACGACAGCCAGGTATCAAGAATCGTAGTACTGCAGAACAATCAGAGGTTTATTGACCGCTGGATTTCTGCTTATTCCTGTACGTAA